In a genomic window of Sphingomonas koreensis:
- a CDS encoding DUF1579 domain-containing protein: MHMPTLETRRSALVQALGLAAAGGLLVQGFRADAAGPASKGPESDWAWLAGSWKVRHRRLKSRLTGSTEWQEFDGTCVNWPLMGGAANVDDNVIELPAGDYRGVSVRCFNPETRKWGIWWIDSRYARMEPPVWGEFRDGVGTFMGADTHEGIPVTAMFRWSAITATSAHWEQAFSTDGGKSWESNWHMDFTRVAA; the protein is encoded by the coding sequence ATGCATATGCCGACTCTCGAAACGCGCCGCAGTGCGCTTGTCCAGGCATTGGGGCTCGCCGCGGCCGGCGGACTGCTGGTTCAGGGTTTTCGCGCCGATGCGGCAGGGCCGGCATCGAAAGGTCCGGAATCGGATTGGGCCTGGCTCGCCGGAAGCTGGAAGGTGCGGCACCGCCGGCTCAAGTCGCGGCTGACTGGCAGTACCGAATGGCAGGAGTTCGACGGCACCTGCGTCAATTGGCCGCTGATGGGCGGCGCCGCGAATGTCGATGACAATGTGATCGAGCTGCCCGCGGGCGACTATCGCGGGGTCAGCGTGCGCTGCTTCAATCCGGAGACCCGCAAATGGGGAATCTGGTGGATCGATTCCCGTTATGCCCGGATGGAGCCGCCGGTCTGGGGCGAGTTCCGGGACGGGGTCGGCACCTTCATGGGCGCGGACACGCATGAGGGCATCCCGGTAACGGCGATGTTCCGCTGGTCCGCGATCACCGCGACCTCCGCGCATTGGGAGCAGGCTTTCTCTACCGACGGCGGCAAAAGCTGGGAGAGCAACTGGCACATGGATTTCACCCGCGTCGCGGCGTGA
- a CDS encoding M2 family metallopeptidase, whose translation MIRTGISTIALAMLLAAPAVAQEKKVAPGAATPAAADAFLERATKEYSEFSEDDARIQWLYATYINDDTSALVAKSGAEGTEMAVRFALEAARFDKVSGLSPDTKRQLDILRSGITSPAPTRAGAAASLSKLQTDMQTVYGTGKGTLKGQPINGSDIEAAMGTNRNPAELKEMWTSWHDNVGAPQRADYQRAAGLLNEGARELGFKDVGAMWRSNYDMPPEEFAKLTDKLWNEVKPLYESLHTYVRWKLNEKYGDAVQPKTGPIRADLLGNMWAQEWGNIYDLVAPPGSGDLGYDVTDLLNAKKYDAIKMVKTGEGFYSSLGFAPLPDTFWKRSLFVKPADREVQCHASAWNLDNVDDLRIKMCIKVNGDDFVVIHHELGHNYYQRAYNKQPLLYRTGANDGFHEAIGDFVALSITPDYLVSIDLLDKDKVPSADKDTGLLLRQAMDKVAFLPFGLLIDKWRWGVFSGGIKPTGYQGAWDALRLQYQGVAPPVARDETKFDPGAKYHIPANVPYTRYFLARLLQFQFYKAACDQAGWTGPLHRCSFFGNKDVGKKLDAMLEMGASKPWPDALEAFTGSREMSGAAMVEYFAPLKAWLDEQNKGKPTGW comes from the coding sequence ATGATCCGCACCGGAATTTCGACCATCGCGCTTGCCATGCTGCTGGCGGCGCCTGCCGTCGCGCAGGAGAAGAAGGTGGCGCCCGGCGCCGCGACTCCGGCGGCAGCCGACGCGTTCCTCGAGCGCGCGACCAAGGAGTATAGCGAGTTCTCCGAGGACGATGCGCGGATCCAGTGGCTCTACGCGACCTATATCAACGACGACACGTCTGCGCTGGTCGCCAAGAGCGGCGCCGAAGGCACCGAGATGGCGGTGCGCTTTGCGCTGGAAGCGGCGAGGTTCGATAAGGTGAGCGGCCTGTCGCCCGACACGAAGCGCCAGCTCGACATCTTGCGCAGCGGCATCACTTCGCCTGCGCCGACCCGGGCAGGCGCCGCGGCGTCGCTTTCCAAGCTGCAGACCGACATGCAGACGGTCTACGGGACCGGCAAGGGCACGCTGAAGGGGCAGCCGATCAACGGCAGCGACATCGAGGCGGCGATGGGCACCAACCGCAACCCGGCCGAGCTCAAGGAGATGTGGACGAGCTGGCACGACAATGTCGGCGCACCGCAGCGCGCTGACTATCAGCGCGCGGCCGGCCTGCTCAACGAAGGCGCGCGCGAGCTGGGCTTCAAGGATGTCGGCGCGATGTGGCGCTCGAACTACGACATGCCGCCCGAGGAGTTCGCGAAGCTTACCGACAAGCTCTGGAACGAGGTGAAGCCGCTCTACGAGTCGCTCCACACCTATGTCCGCTGGAAGCTCAACGAGAAATATGGCGACGCCGTCCAGCCCAAGACCGGCCCGATCCGCGCCGATTTGCTCGGCAATATGTGGGCGCAGGAATGGGGTAATATCTACGATCTCGTCGCACCGCCGGGTTCGGGCGACCTGGGCTATGACGTCACCGATCTGCTCAACGCGAAGAAGTATGACGCGATCAAGATGGTGAAGACCGGCGAGGGCTTCTATTCCTCGCTCGGCTTCGCGCCGCTGCCGGACACGTTCTGGAAGCGCTCGCTGTTCGTGAAGCCTGCCGACCGCGAGGTTCAGTGCCACGCTTCGGCCTGGAACCTCGACAATGTCGACGACCTGCGCATCAAGATGTGCATCAAGGTGAATGGCGACGACTTCGTCGTGATCCATCACGAGCTGGGCCACAATTACTACCAGCGCGCATACAACAAGCAGCCCTTGCTGTACCGCACCGGCGCCAATGACGGCTTCCACGAGGCGATCGGCGATTTCGTCGCGCTGTCGATCACGCCGGACTACCTTGTTTCGATCGACCTGCTCGACAAGGACAAGGTGCCGAGCGCGGACAAGGACACCGGGCTGTTGCTGCGCCAGGCGATGGACAAGGTGGCGTTCCTGCCGTTCGGCCTGCTGATCGACAAATGGCGCTGGGGCGTCTTCTCGGGCGGGATCAAGCCGACCGGCTATCAGGGCGCATGGGATGCGCTGCGGCTGCAATATCAGGGAGTCGCCCCGCCGGTCGCGCGCGACGAGACCAAGTTCGATCCGGGCGCGAAGTACCATATTCCGGCCAACGTGCCCTACACCCGCTACTTCCTCGCGCGGCTGCTGCAGTTCCAGTTCTACAAGGCAGCATGCGATCAGGCAGGCTGGACGGGGCCGCTCCACCGCTGCTCGTTCTTCGGCAACAAGGACGTGGGCAAGAAGCTCGATGCGATGCTTGAAATGGGCGCGTCCAAGCCCTGGCCCGACGCGCTCGAAGCCTTCACCGGCAGCCGCGAGATGAGCGGCGCCGCGATGGTCGAGTATTTCGCGCCGCTCAAGGCATGGCTCGACGAGCAGAACAAGGGCAAGCCGACCGGCTGGTAA
- a CDS encoding YqgE/AlgH family protein produces the protein MESSAYLVGQILLALPGIGDPRFERAVIAMCAHDEHGALGIGIGQTVSGLGLHELLQQFEIDPGEAPDAPVHFGGPVEPQRGFVLHSPDWGGQDTVDVAGRWALSGTIDVLRAIAEGKGPSHWLVALGYAGWGEGQLDEEMTRHGWFNVPGAIDLLYDVDVYRRWEQGFAREGIDPRLLAPVTGTA, from the coding sequence ATGGAGTCCTCAGCGTATCTTGTCGGCCAGATCCTGCTCGCATTGCCCGGGATCGGCGACCCGCGGTTCGAGCGCGCGGTGATCGCGATGTGCGCGCATGATGAGCATGGCGCATTGGGCATCGGCATTGGCCAGACGGTATCGGGCCTGGGGTTGCACGAACTGCTCCAGCAATTCGAGATCGATCCGGGCGAGGCTCCCGACGCGCCGGTGCATTTCGGCGGGCCGGTCGAACCGCAGCGCGGTTTCGTGCTCCACTCGCCCGACTGGGGCGGGCAGGACACGGTCGATGTCGCCGGGCGCTGGGCGCTGTCGGGCACGATCGACGTGTTGCGTGCGATTGCCGAAGGCAAGGGGCCGTCGCACTGGCTGGTCGCCTTGGGCTATGCTGGCTGGGGCGAGGGGCAGCTGGACGAGGAAATGACTCGCCACGGCTGGTTCAACGTGCCGGGTGCGATCGATCTGCTCTATGACGTCGATGTCTATCGGCGCTGGGAGCAGGGGTTCGCGCGCGAAGGGATCGATCCTCGGCTGCTCGCGCCGGTCACCGGCACCGCCTAG
- the ahcY gene encoding adenosylhomocysteinase, whose amino-acid sequence MATVLEKTDYVVKDISLADFGRAEMNIAETEMPGLMALRAEFGASQPLKGARITGSLHMTIQTAVLIETLTALGAQVRWATCNIFSTQDHAAAAIAASGVPVFAVKGESLAEYWDYVGDIFSWDGEVEGQTCNMILDDGGDATMFALWGAKLEAGHTMPEPENEEEVEMQRALKAFIAKRPGYLTETVKNIKGVSEETTTGVHRLYAIAKKGELPFPAINVNDSVTKSKFDNLYGCKESLVDAIRRGTDVMLAGKVACVAGFGDVGKGSAQSLRNGGARVLVTEIDPICALQAAMEGFEVVTMEEAVERADIFCTATGNADVITAEHMKGMKNMAIVCNIGHFDSEIQIAALSNYKWTEVKPQVDLVEFPDGKQIIILSKGRLVNLGNATGHPSFVMSSSFTNQVLAQIELWTKGSEYANDVFVLPKHLDEKVAELHLEKLGVKLTKLSQKQADYIGVPVDGPFKPDHYRY is encoded by the coding sequence GTGGCCACCGTGCTCGAAAAAACCGACTACGTCGTCAAGGATATCTCGCTCGCCGATTTCGGCCGCGCCGAGATGAACATCGCCGAGACCGAAATGCCCGGCCTGATGGCGCTGCGTGCCGAGTTTGGTGCCTCGCAGCCGCTGAAGGGCGCGCGCATCACCGGCTCGCTGCACATGACGATCCAGACCGCGGTGCTGATCGAGACGCTGACCGCGCTCGGCGCGCAGGTCCGCTGGGCGACGTGCAACATCTTCTCGACCCAGGATCATGCCGCCGCCGCAATCGCTGCGTCGGGCGTTCCGGTGTTCGCGGTGAAGGGCGAGAGCCTGGCCGAATATTGGGACTATGTCGGCGACATCTTCAGCTGGGACGGCGAGGTCGAAGGCCAGACCTGCAACATGATCCTCGACGATGGCGGCGACGCCACGATGTTCGCGCTGTGGGGCGCGAAGCTCGAGGCCGGGCACACCATGCCTGAGCCCGAGAACGAGGAAGAGGTCGAGATGCAGCGCGCGCTGAAGGCGTTCATCGCCAAGCGTCCGGGCTACCTCACCGAGACCGTCAAGAACATCAAGGGCGTGTCGGAAGAGACCACGACCGGCGTGCATCGGCTTTATGCGATCGCGAAGAAGGGCGAGTTGCCCTTCCCGGCGATCAACGTCAACGACAGCGTCACCAAGTCGAAGTTCGACAACCTCTACGGCTGCAAGGAATCGCTGGTCGATGCGATCCGCCGCGGCACCGACGTGATGCTGGCCGGCAAGGTCGCCTGCGTCGCCGGCTTCGGCGATGTCGGCAAGGGCTCGGCCCAGTCGCTGCGCAACGGCGGTGCGCGCGTCCTCGTCACCGAAATCGATCCGATCTGCGCGCTGCAGGCAGCGATGGAGGGCTTTGAGGTCGTGACGATGGAAGAGGCCGTCGAGCGCGCCGACATCTTCTGCACCGCGACCGGCAATGCCGATGTGATCACCGCGGAGCACATGAAGGGCATGAAGAACATGGCCATCGTGTGTAACATCGGACACTTCGACAGCGAGATCCAGATCGCCGCCCTGTCGAACTACAAGTGGACCGAAGTGAAGCCGCAGGTCGACCTGGTCGAGTTTCCGGACGGCAAGCAGATCATCATCCTGTCGAAGGGCCGCCTGGTGAACCTCGGCAACGCGACCGGCCACCCGTCGTTCGTGATGTCCTCGTCCTTCACCAACCAGGTGCTGGCGCAGATCGAACTGTGGACCAAGGGCAGCGAGTACGCGAACGACGTGTTCGTCCTTCCGAAGCATCTCGACGAGAAGGTTGCCGAGCTGCACCTCGAGAAGCTGGGCGTGAAGCTGACCAAGCTCAGCCAGAAGCAGGCCGACTATATCGGCGTGCCGGTTGACGGTCCGTTCAAGCCGGATCACTACCGCTACTGA
- a CDS encoding helix-turn-helix transcriptional regulator, producing the protein MRASRLVSILLLLQARGRMTAQTLADEFEVSVRTIYRDIDDLSASGVPVYADRGREGGFQLLEGYTTRLTGMTPAEAESLFLSGLEGPAAELGLGESTAAARLKLLAALPSARRADASRVAARFHLDPIDWYRTASDIAFLPRLAAAVWGAERIQVQYESWNATTERTLSPLGLVLKGGIWYLVAAGRSVPRTYRVDAIRALDLTGEQFERPADFDLAAHWTASVRAFEASLYQGTATIRLSPLGMERLPVLAAAAVEMARRTASAPGADGWVQATIPVETIDHAVRELLKLGIETEVLAPPGLRDAMCDAAATLAARYAS; encoded by the coding sequence ATGCGCGCGAGCCGCCTCGTTTCGATCCTTTTGCTGCTGCAGGCCCGCGGCCGAATGACCGCGCAGACGCTGGCGGACGAGTTCGAGGTTTCGGTCCGCACCATCTATCGCGACATCGATGATCTCAGCGCCTCGGGCGTTCCGGTCTATGCCGATCGCGGGCGCGAGGGCGGGTTTCAGCTGCTCGAAGGCTATACGACGCGGCTGACCGGCATGACCCCGGCCGAGGCGGAGTCGCTGTTCCTCTCCGGGCTCGAGGGCCCGGCGGCCGAGCTGGGTCTCGGCGAATCCACCGCAGCCGCGCGGCTGAAGCTGCTGGCCGCGCTTCCCTCCGCCCGCCGCGCCGACGCCTCGCGCGTCGCAGCCCGCTTCCACCTCGATCCGATCGACTGGTATCGCACGGCGAGCGACATCGCCTTCCTGCCCCGGCTCGCCGCTGCGGTATGGGGAGCCGAACGCATCCAGGTGCAGTATGAAAGCTGGAACGCCACGACCGAGCGCACCCTCTCCCCGCTGGGCCTCGTCCTCAAGGGCGGCATCTGGTATCTCGTCGCTGCCGGCCGCTCGGTGCCGCGGACCTACCGCGTCGATGCGATCCGCGCGCTCGACCTGACCGGCGAGCAGTTCGAACGTCCCGCCGATTTCGACCTTGCCGCGCACTGGACCGCCAGCGTCCGCGCGTTCGAGGCGAGTCTGTATCAAGGAACCGCGACGATCCGTCTTTCGCCGCTGGGCATGGAGCGGCTGCCCGTCCTTGCCGCAGCCGCGGTCGAGATGGCGCGCCGGACCGCATCTGCGCCCGGTGCCGACGGCTGGGTGCAGGCGACGATCCCGGTCGAGACCATCGACCACGCCGTGCGCGAGTTGCTCAAGCTGGGGATCGAGACCGAAGTGCTGGCGCCGCCCGGTCTGCGCGACGCAATGTGTGATGCCGCAGCAACCCTCGCCGCGCGGTACGCAAGCTAG
- a CDS encoding tetratricopeptide repeat-containing sulfotransferase family protein — protein sequence MITAYPLLSEAADLAANGQLDQAAQRAIEHLRRHPNEPRGLAQLGEIALQMGALGQAESFLRSAIANGASDLAVRRNLASILHQQERLDEANAILEQLERETDDPTLSATRALILDKLGRNADALAVLEQLIVSHGDRTHFWIAYGHALRAAGRVADSIDAYRKAATIDFECGEAWWGLASIKQRILTDEDMVEIRRGIDIAIDVRNSAPLHFALARALHDRSQFEDAFHHYAEANSQRAESIGYDSRELTGEVTEVERRVDSAFMHRLGTRPVGEATPIFIVSLPRSGSTLLEQMLGSHPEIEPTDELLYIPAILRSAMEMATRRGPVTVPQLIAGISDDYAAAMGTEYLRRAALHRKTTRPFFIDKLPNNWSNVLFIRRILPHARFVDIRRNPMDCCFSNFTQSFSSAHASSFALRDIGQCYADYVRLMAHLDQVAPGMIHHLSYEQLVEDAEPNLRQMLNYLGLDWDPALLDFHRLDRVVRTPSSEQVRRPLNREGMNIWKPYSQWLDPLRDVLGPLAS from the coding sequence ATGATCACCGCCTATCCTCTCCTAAGCGAAGCGGCAGATCTCGCCGCCAATGGCCAGCTTGACCAAGCCGCGCAGCGAGCGATCGAACATCTCCGCCGGCATCCGAACGAACCTCGCGGCCTTGCCCAACTCGGTGAAATCGCGCTGCAGATGGGTGCGCTCGGCCAGGCGGAGAGCTTTCTGCGCTCGGCAATCGCGAATGGCGCGTCCGACCTCGCGGTCCGCCGCAACCTTGCGTCGATCCTCCACCAGCAGGAGCGTCTGGACGAGGCAAACGCCATACTCGAACAGCTGGAGCGGGAAACGGACGATCCCACCCTTTCGGCGACGCGCGCGCTCATCCTCGACAAGCTCGGCCGCAATGCCGACGCATTGGCGGTGCTCGAGCAACTGATCGTCTCGCACGGCGACCGCACGCATTTCTGGATCGCATACGGCCATGCGCTTCGCGCAGCGGGCCGGGTTGCCGATTCCATCGACGCCTATCGCAAGGCCGCGACCATCGATTTCGAGTGCGGCGAGGCCTGGTGGGGGCTGGCCAGTATCAAACAGCGGATCCTCACGGACGAGGATATGGTGGAAATTCGCCGTGGCATCGACATCGCGATCGATGTGCGCAACAGCGCGCCGCTCCACTTCGCCCTTGCCCGCGCACTGCATGACCGGTCGCAGTTCGAAGACGCGTTCCATCACTATGCCGAAGCCAACAGCCAACGCGCGGAAAGCATCGGCTATGACTCCCGCGAGCTTACCGGCGAGGTGACCGAGGTTGAGCGCAGGGTCGATTCTGCCTTCATGCATCGCCTCGGCACGCGGCCGGTCGGCGAAGCGACCCCCATCTTCATCGTGAGCCTGCCGCGCTCGGGCTCAACCTTGCTGGAACAGATGCTGGGCAGCCATCCGGAGATCGAGCCCACCGACGAGCTGCTCTACATTCCCGCCATCCTCCGTTCGGCGATGGAAATGGCGACGCGCCGCGGCCCCGTGACCGTGCCGCAGCTCATCGCCGGTATCAGCGACGACTATGCAGCCGCGATGGGCACGGAGTATCTGCGCCGTGCCGCGCTGCACCGAAAGACCACCCGCCCCTTCTTCATCGACAAGCTGCCGAACAACTGGAGCAATGTCCTCTTCATCCGCCGCATCCTACCACACGCCCGTTTCGTCGACATCCGTCGCAACCCGATGGATTGCTGCTTCTCGAACTTCACCCAGTCCTTCTCGAGCGCCCATGCTTCGTCGTTCGCGCTTCGCGATATCGGTCAATGCTATGCCGACTATGTCCGGTTGATGGCGCATCTCGACCAGGTCGCGCCGGGCATGATCCATCACCTAAGCTATGAGCAGCTAGTCGAGGATGCCGAGCCGAACCTGCGGCAGATGCTCAACTATCTGGGTCTCGACTGGGATCCCGCGCTGCTCGACTTCCACCGTCTCGATCGCGTCGTGCGCACGCCGAGCAGCGAACAGGTGCGCCGTCCGCTCAACCGCGAGGGAATGAACATTTGGAAGCCCTATTCGCAATGGCTGGATCCGTTGCGCGACGTACTCGGCCCGCTCGCCAGCTGA
- a CDS encoding peroxiredoxin, whose amino-acid sequence MTIQVGDRVPSTTFVKPTENGPEQVSSDEFFAGRKVALFSVPGAFTPTCSARHLPGYVEKAAELKAKGVDEIACTAVNDAFVMGAWGKSADAGDIAMLADGNGEFAKAVGLEMDGSKFGLGTRGQRFSMLVNDGVVEQLHVEAPGEFKVSSAEYLLDNL is encoded by the coding sequence ATGACCATCCAAGTCGGCGATCGCGTGCCCAGCACCACCTTCGTCAAGCCCACCGAGAACGGCCCGGAACAGGTCAGCTCGGACGAGTTCTTCGCTGGCCGCAAGGTCGCGCTCTTCTCCGTACCCGGTGCCTTCACCCCCACCTGCTCGGCGCGCCACCTGCCCGGCTATGTCGAGAAGGCGGCCGAGCTCAAGGCCAAGGGCGTGGACGAGATCGCCTGCACCGCGGTCAACGATGCGTTCGTGATGGGCGCCTGGGGCAAGAGCGCCGATGCCGGCGACATCGCAATGCTCGCCGACGGCAATGGCGAGTTCGCCAAGGCGGTCGGCCTGGAAATGGACGGCAGCAAGTTCGGCCTCGGCACCCGCGGCCAGCGCTTCTCGATGCTCGTCAATGACGGCGTCGTCGAGCAGCTTCACGTCGAGGCGCCCGGCGAGTTCAAGGTCAGCTCGGCCGAGTATCTGCTCGACAATCTCTGA
- a CDS encoding AMP nucleosidase, with translation MTTAENIVAELDRLYTASVTRLQDALTLYLTQGTPPDPARRKDGSFAYPEIRVSYRNEVDRPTPARSFGRLVTPGDYAISVTKPAMFADYLVEQLTLLIEDYDVEVTAVPGRQEIPFPYVLDPGHALRLDEVSALELARHFPATELAHIGDEIADGTWISLDQTRPLALFDGLRTDFSLARLRHYTGTPSEHSQQYILFTNYHRYVDEFVRWACAQLGANEAGEDSRFTGVSGPGGIVIRAGDDPETLLTDGAWRRHQMPAWHLMAEDGTGITLVNIGVGPSNAKTITDHLAVLRPEAWMMIGHCGGLRPSQRIGDYVLAHAYLRDDHVLDDVLPPEIPVPAIAEVQQALARAAEVVSGQSGEELKRRLRTGTIVTTDDRNWELRFSRSALRFSLSRAVGVDMESATLAAQGYRFRVPYGTLLCVSDKPLHGELKLPGQANRFYERAIAEHLKIGIEACEQLRREGAKLHSRKLRAFNEPPFR, from the coding sequence ATGACAACAGCAGAAAACATCGTCGCCGAACTGGATCGGCTTTACACAGCGTCCGTCACCCGCCTTCAAGACGCCCTTACTCTTTATCTGACACAGGGTACTCCGCCGGATCCGGCGCGCCGCAAGGACGGCAGCTTCGCCTATCCCGAGATTCGCGTCAGCTACCGCAACGAAGTCGATCGCCCGACGCCGGCGCGCAGCTTCGGCCGCCTCGTCACGCCTGGCGACTACGCCATCAGCGTGACCAAGCCGGCAATGTTCGCCGACTATCTGGTCGAACAGCTCACCCTGCTGATCGAGGACTATGACGTCGAGGTGACCGCGGTTCCCGGCCGACAGGAGATCCCCTTCCCCTATGTTCTCGATCCCGGCCATGCGCTGCGGCTGGACGAGGTCTCGGCGCTGGAGCTGGCGCGCCACTTCCCCGCGACCGAGCTGGCGCATATCGGCGACGAGATCGCCGACGGCACCTGGATCAGTCTGGACCAGACCCGCCCGCTCGCACTGTTCGACGGGCTGCGCACCGACTTCAGCCTCGCCCGACTGCGCCACTATACCGGCACCCCATCGGAGCACAGCCAGCAGTACATATTGTTCACCAACTATCATCGCTATGTCGATGAATTCGTTCGCTGGGCATGCGCGCAGCTGGGCGCGAACGAGGCTGGAGAGGACAGCCGCTTCACCGGCGTTTCCGGTCCCGGCGGCATCGTCATCCGTGCGGGCGACGACCCTGAAACGCTGCTCACCGACGGCGCCTGGCGCCGGCACCAGATGCCCGCCTGGCATCTGATGGCCGAGGATGGCACCGGCATCACGCTGGTCAATATCGGCGTCGGGCCGTCCAACGCGAAGACGATCACCGATCACCTCGCAGTGTTGCGGCCCGAGGCATGGATGATGATCGGCCATTGCGGCGGCCTGCGACCCAGCCAGCGGATCGGGGACTATGTCCTCGCTCACGCCTATCTGCGCGACGATCACGTCCTTGATGATGTGCTGCCGCCCGAAATCCCCGTCCCCGCCATTGCCGAGGTCCAGCAGGCCCTTGCACGTGCCGCCGAAGTCGTTTCGGGCCAGTCGGGCGAGGAACTCAAGCGCCGCCTGCGCACCGGCACGATCGTCACTACCGACGATCGCAACTGGGAATTGCGCTTCTCGCGCTCGGCGCTGCGCTTCTCATTGAGCCGTGCCGTCGGCGTGGACATGGAGAGCGCGACGCTTGCCGCTCAGGGCTATCGCTTCCGCGTCCCCTACGGCACCCTGCTCTGCGTCTCGGACAAGCCGCTTCACGGCGAGCTCAAGCTGCCCGGCCAGGCCAACCGCTTCTACGAACGCGCGATCGCCGAGCATCTCAAGATCGGGATCGAGGCGTGCGAACAGCTCCGCCGCGAGGGCGCCAAGCTTCATTCGCGCAAGCTGCGCGCGTTCAACGAGCCGCCGTTCAGATGA